Proteins from one Microbacterium faecale genomic window:
- a CDS encoding serine hydrolase domain-containing protein — MTNRLKRILARHVEQGSIPGAVASLGRDLAPIAVGSAAPGGPPIRTDAIFRIQSMTKPIATVAALRLVERGALSLDEPIERWLPELADRRVLAHPAAALDDTVAARRPITLRHLLTNTAGYGIIPTPSPLQTAMDDALLMPSSAPANRGAEDWLHALTELPLAHHPGEGWRYHLSFGILGILLGRVAGLPTADVLRREVFDVVGMPDTGFRVPDAEAHRLVPAFRRTDDAFEQVEEAGAGYYTGPAPCDENHAELVSTLADYHAFARGLVDGGLLRRESVTAIATDHIDPALKTPDSFYDGFWNNIGWGYGVSVVTDGAYRGRFGWSGGYGTDFFVDPDGTVCVVLTQVEMDDRIAELLSDLQGVRDTDSVH; from the coding sequence GTGACGAACAGGCTGAAGCGGATCCTTGCACGCCACGTCGAGCAGGGCTCGATTCCCGGCGCGGTCGCCTCGCTCGGGCGCGACCTCGCGCCGATCGCGGTCGGATCCGCTGCTCCCGGCGGACCGCCGATTCGCACGGACGCCATCTTCCGGATCCAATCGATGACGAAGCCCATCGCGACCGTCGCCGCGCTGCGCCTCGTCGAACGGGGTGCGCTGTCGCTCGACGAGCCGATCGAGCGCTGGCTGCCGGAACTGGCCGACCGGCGTGTGCTCGCGCATCCGGCCGCCGCGCTCGACGACACCGTCGCCGCACGCCGACCGATCACCCTGCGCCACCTCCTCACGAACACCGCCGGCTACGGGATCATCCCGACCCCGTCGCCGCTTCAGACGGCGATGGACGACGCGCTGCTCATGCCCTCGAGCGCTCCCGCCAACCGCGGTGCCGAGGACTGGCTGCACGCCCTCACGGAACTGCCGCTCGCGCATCACCCCGGGGAAGGATGGCGATACCACCTCTCGTTCGGGATCCTCGGGATTCTGCTCGGTCGCGTCGCCGGGCTGCCCACCGCCGATGTCCTCCGGCGCGAGGTCTTCGACGTCGTCGGCATGCCGGACACCGGGTTCCGCGTTCCGGATGCCGAGGCGCATCGGCTCGTTCCAGCGTTCCGGCGCACGGACGATGCCTTCGAGCAGGTCGAGGAGGCGGGCGCCGGTTACTACACGGGACCGGCGCCGTGCGACGAGAATCACGCCGAACTGGTATCGACGCTCGCCGATTATCACGCGTTCGCGCGAGGGCTGGTCGACGGCGGACTACTCCGTCGCGAGTCCGTCACCGCGATCGCGACCGACCACATCGACCCCGCGCTGAAGACGCCCGACAGCTTCTACGACGGATTCTGGAACAACATCGGCTGGGGCTACGGTGTCTCGGTCGTGACCGACGGCGCATATCGCGGACGGTTCGGCTGGTCCGGCGGCTACGGAACCGACTTCTTCGTCGACCCTGACGGGACGGTGTGCGTCGTACTCACCCAGGTCGAGATGGACGATCGGATCGCGGAGCTCCTGAGCGACCTCCAGGGCGTACGCGACACCGATTCGGTCCACTGA
- a CDS encoding SDR family NAD(P)-dependent oxidoreductase, whose amino-acid sequence MRIAGSHALISGGASGLGRATAERLVAGGARVFLLDLPGSAGAEVANEIGGGARFVPGDVTDVADVRAAVDAASAGGSLRIVVNCAGVATPGKLLGRDGPLPLESFMRTVTVNLGGTVNLAAQAAEAIAQTDPIDGERGVIVNTASIAAFEGQIGQIAYGASKGGVVGFTLPAARELARHLIRVVTIAPGLFETPMMASLPAEVQESLGSKTPHPSRLGMPTEYAALVEHIAQNPMLNGETIRLDGAVRLEPS is encoded by the coding sequence ATGCGCATCGCTGGTTCTCACGCCCTCATCTCCGGGGGTGCCTCGGGGCTCGGCAGAGCGACCGCCGAACGGCTCGTCGCTGGCGGAGCGCGCGTGTTCCTCCTCGACCTGCCTGGCTCCGCGGGCGCGGAGGTCGCGAACGAGATCGGGGGCGGAGCGCGGTTCGTTCCCGGCGATGTCACCGACGTCGCGGATGTCCGCGCGGCGGTCGACGCGGCGTCTGCGGGCGGCTCGCTGCGGATCGTCGTGAACTGCGCAGGAGTCGCAACTCCGGGCAAACTCCTCGGTCGCGACGGCCCCCTCCCGCTGGAGTCGTTCATGCGCACCGTGACCGTCAACCTCGGCGGAACCGTCAACCTCGCCGCGCAGGCCGCCGAGGCGATCGCACAGACGGATCCGATCGACGGCGAGCGCGGAGTCATCGTCAACACCGCGTCCATCGCCGCATTCGAAGGGCAGATCGGCCAGATCGCCTACGGAGCGTCGAAGGGCGGCGTCGTCGGCTTCACCCTTCCCGCTGCGCGCGAACTCGCCCGACACCTCATCCGCGTCGTGACGATCGCGCCAGGCCTGTTCGAGACGCCGATGATGGCGAGCCTGCCCGCGGAGGTGCAGGAATCGCTCGGCAGCAAGACCCCGCACCCCTCGCGGCTCGGCATGCCGACGGAGTATGCGGCGCTGGTGGAGCACATCGCCCAGAACCCGATGCTCAACGGCGAGACGATCCGCCTCGACGGCGCTGTGCGGCTCGAACCGAGCTGA
- a CDS encoding DEAD/DEAH box helicase, translating into MLSPSFPQRAPRGTAGRLRAWQQEALEAFFESNKRDFLVAATPGAGKTTFALTVARELKQAGEIDRIVVVCPTEHLKTQWADAAARVSIRLDPSFSNATPQLARHFHGAAVTYAQIAVKPWVHRRLVADARTLVILDEVHHGGDALSWGDAIREAYQPAARRLLLSGTPFRSDDAPIPFVEYAPDEKGLRTSVTDYDYGYARALADGVVRPVLFHVYSGHMTWRTRMGDEVEAHLGQDNTKDVTSQAWRTALDPEGEWMPAVLASADRRLTEIRHHVPDAGGLVIATDQSTARAYAELLRTITGQRPTLVLSDEVEASRRIEQFAQNTSRWMVAVRMVSEGVDVPRLAVGVYATSSSTPLFFAQAIGRFVRARRKGEAASVFLPQVPVLMALAHELEKQRDHVLDRGEKDEDGLDDSLLEAAEREESASDELLEQAFSFAPLGSVAHFDSVVFEGQQFGQLAVPGSDEEQEFIGLPGLLEPEHVHELLMQRQTRQTRHRTARETREREAGVASDLPEPLHRTLKEQRQLLNSLVGVYAHQTGDPHGQVHAWLRRICGGPAVAQATVAQLQARIDLLRRRVRS; encoded by the coding sequence GTGCTGAGCCCGTCCTTTCCGCAGCGAGCCCCCCGGGGGACGGCTGGTCGGCTGCGCGCATGGCAGCAGGAGGCACTCGAGGCGTTCTTCGAGTCGAACAAGCGCGACTTCCTTGTCGCGGCGACGCCCGGCGCCGGTAAGACGACCTTCGCGCTGACGGTCGCGCGAGAGCTCAAGCAGGCCGGTGAGATCGACCGGATCGTCGTCGTGTGCCCCACGGAGCACCTCAAGACGCAGTGGGCCGACGCGGCCGCTCGCGTGTCGATCCGCCTCGATCCGTCGTTCAGCAACGCGACGCCGCAGCTCGCCCGTCACTTCCACGGCGCGGCCGTTACGTACGCGCAGATCGCCGTGAAGCCGTGGGTGCATCGCCGGCTCGTTGCCGACGCGCGCACGCTGGTCATCCTCGACGAGGTTCACCACGGCGGCGACGCGCTCAGCTGGGGAGACGCGATCCGCGAGGCGTATCAGCCCGCCGCACGCCGACTGCTGCTGAGCGGGACGCCGTTCCGCAGCGACGACGCGCCGATCCCATTCGTCGAATACGCGCCCGACGAGAAGGGCCTGCGTACCTCTGTCACCGACTACGACTACGGATACGCGCGCGCTCTCGCAGACGGCGTCGTGCGCCCTGTCCTGTTTCACGTGTACTCGGGGCACATGACGTGGCGCACCCGGATGGGCGACGAGGTCGAGGCGCATCTGGGTCAGGACAACACGAAGGATGTCACGAGCCAGGCCTGGCGCACGGCGCTCGATCCTGAGGGCGAGTGGATGCCCGCCGTCCTCGCGAGCGCCGACCGGCGCCTCACGGAGATCCGCCACCACGTGCCCGACGCGGGCGGTCTCGTCATCGCGACGGATCAGTCCACGGCACGCGCGTACGCCGAGCTACTGCGCACGATCACGGGCCAGCGGCCGACGCTCGTGCTCAGCGACGAAGTCGAAGCCTCGCGACGCATCGAGCAGTTCGCGCAGAACACGTCGCGATGGATGGTCGCGGTGCGGATGGTCTCCGAGGGCGTCGATGTGCCGCGACTCGCCGTCGGCGTCTACGCGACCAGCTCGTCGACGCCGCTGTTCTTCGCGCAGGCGATCGGTCGATTCGTGCGCGCTCGCCGCAAGGGCGAGGCGGCGAGCGTGTTCCTGCCCCAGGTTCCCGTGCTCATGGCGCTCGCGCACGAGCTCGAGAAGCAGCGTGACCACGTGCTCGACCGTGGCGAGAAGGACGAGGATGGGCTGGACGACAGCCTGCTCGAAGCGGCTGAGCGTGAGGAGTCGGCGAGCGATGAGCTCCTCGAGCAGGCGTTCTCGTTCGCACCGCTCGGCTCCGTCGCGCATTTCGACTCCGTCGTCTTCGAAGGGCAGCAGTTCGGGCAGCTCGCGGTGCCGGGGAGCGACGAGGAACAGGAGTTCATCGGGCTGCCGGGACTGCTCGAGCCGGAGCACGTGCACGAACTGCTGATGCAGCGGCAGACGCGGCAGACGCGGCACCGCACAGCGCGCGAGACCCGGGAACGCGAAGCGGGCGTCGCCAGCGATCTTCCCGAGCCGCTGCACCGCACGCTCAAGGAGCAGCGACAGCTCCTCAACAGCCTCGTCGGCGTCTACGCACACCAGACGGGGGATCCGCACGGCCAGGTACACGCCTGGCTGCGCCGGATCTGCGGGGGACCGGCGGTCGCGCAGGCCACGGTCGCGCAGCTGCAAGCGCGCATCGACCTGCTGCGGCGACGGGTGCGCAGTTGA
- a CDS encoding SGNH/GDSL hydrolase family protein, producing MTYVALGDSAGVGVGVDDPEHGYVGVVARRLTESTGKTLRVMNFSISGAMARDVLDNQVPKLTEIPAPDFVTCVIGGNDVAWKAVFRPADFERDMESIATALPTGSVLGLVANFRHWPHENRVRRANQVIRQAAERHSHAVADIHSPTTTLPLREYLRTFAHDRFHPNEKGHLLWADAVWAQLT from the coding sequence TTGACGTACGTCGCGCTCGGCGACTCGGCCGGAGTCGGCGTCGGTGTCGATGATCCGGAGCACGGGTACGTCGGCGTGGTCGCGAGACGACTCACGGAGAGCACAGGCAAGACGCTCCGCGTGATGAATTTCTCGATCAGTGGAGCGATGGCGAGGGACGTGCTCGACAACCAGGTCCCGAAACTCACAGAGATTCCCGCACCCGATTTCGTCACGTGCGTGATCGGCGGAAACGACGTGGCTTGGAAGGCGGTGTTCCGCCCCGCCGACTTCGAGCGTGACATGGAGTCGATCGCGACGGCGCTTCCCACCGGTTCGGTCCTGGGCCTCGTGGCGAACTTCAGACACTGGCCTCACGAGAATCGCGTGCGGAGGGCGAACCAGGTGATCCGCCAGGCCGCGGAACGCCATAGTCACGCCGTCGCGGACATCCACTCGCCAACCACCACGCTACCGCTTCGCGAATACCTGCGCACTTTCGCTCACGACCGCTTCCATCCGAATGAGAAGGGGCACCTACTCTGGGCTGATGCCGTCTGGGCACAGCTCACCTAG
- a CDS encoding VIT1/CCC1 transporter family protein, whose product MEHVQPDPAQASPAERRRWARYLADERAEAAVYRRLARRRAGDEREILVQLADAERRHEQHWLRLLGGEPARMPRASVRTRVTAWLATRFGSIFTLALAQRAEARSPYESDPFATPAMSADEKVHHEVVRGLAARSRRRLSGTFRAAVFGANDGLVSNLALVMGIGATGVSGSFVMFSGIAGLLAGALSMGAGEFVSVRSQRELLDATEPNDFAHAGLPDLDIDENELALVYRTRGMREDEAIARARKLVGDAHQGRMPAPTAAQDDHEVIGGAWRAAASSFCFFAGGAIIPVLPWIFGLSGLIAVVLALALVGIALLVTGATVGLLSGSAPLPRALRQLAIGFGAAAVTYLLGLLFGVSVA is encoded by the coding sequence GTGGAGCACGTGCAGCCCGACCCGGCACAGGCCTCGCCGGCCGAACGTCGCCGCTGGGCACGCTACCTTGCCGACGAACGCGCGGAGGCTGCCGTGTACCGACGTCTCGCGCGGCGGCGAGCGGGCGACGAGCGGGAGATCCTCGTGCAGCTCGCCGACGCGGAGCGTCGCCACGAGCAGCATTGGCTGCGGCTGCTCGGCGGGGAGCCGGCGCGGATGCCGCGCGCCAGCGTCCGCACGCGCGTCACCGCGTGGCTCGCGACGCGCTTCGGATCGATCTTCACCCTCGCGCTTGCTCAGCGCGCCGAGGCGCGGTCGCCGTACGAATCGGATCCGTTCGCGACGCCCGCGATGAGCGCGGACGAGAAGGTTCACCACGAGGTCGTGCGCGGTCTCGCCGCTCGGAGCCGGAGGCGCCTGTCCGGGACCTTCCGCGCAGCCGTTTTCGGAGCCAACGACGGTCTGGTCAGCAACCTCGCGCTCGTGATGGGCATCGGCGCGACGGGTGTGTCCGGCTCGTTCGTGATGTTCAGCGGCATCGCAGGCCTGCTCGCCGGCGCGCTGTCGATGGGGGCAGGCGAGTTCGTTTCGGTGAGATCGCAACGTGAGCTGCTCGACGCGACGGAGCCGAACGACTTCGCGCACGCCGGCCTGCCGGATCTCGACATCGACGAGAACGAGCTCGCGCTTGTCTATCGCACGCGCGGCATGCGCGAGGACGAGGCGATCGCGCGGGCGCGCAAGCTCGTCGGCGACGCCCATCAGGGGCGCATGCCGGCGCCGACCGCGGCGCAGGATGACCACGAGGTCATTGGCGGTGCATGGCGCGCAGCCGCGTCGAGCTTCTGCTTCTTCGCGGGGGGCGCGATCATCCCCGTCCTGCCATGGATCTTCGGTCTCAGCGGGCTCATCGCGGTCGTGCTCGCGCTCGCGCTCGTCGGCATCGCGCTGCTCGTGACCGGCGCCACGGTGGGTCTCCTGTCGGGGTCGGCTCCGCTCCCGCGGGCGCTGCGACAGCTGGCGATCGGCTTCGGCGCGGCGGCCGTGACGTACCTGCTCGGACTGCTGTTCGGGGTCTCCGTGGCGTGA